One window of Metamycoplasma arthritidis genomic DNA carries:
- a CDS encoding nicotinate phosphoribosyltransferase yields MKLTDKISLYFHQTKEISEKYLPNNVVTLQFFQRHNDVMLCGINEVIKLLEENTDTSKYTIKYLPEGTIVKNREVCLELEGSYHDFGIWEGIIDGILARQSSIATNAYRIVKAANGKNIVSMADRADHYINQLNDAHAIEVGGIKNHSSFASSNFDASRTYGSMPHALIQMFDGDLVKACEAYHNTFPEDELYALVDFHNDVINDSLACLARFKDELKGVRIDTSKSMIDKMFEQDSNQWGVTPDQVKNLRKALDSHGGKHVKITVSSGFDAKKIAYFESLGAPVDTYGVGEALLKINVHFSADATRLNGKLIAKAGRGYLENKRLIKYSGALNK; encoded by the coding sequence ATGAAATTAACTGACAAAATCTCTTTATATTTTCACCAAACCAAAGAAATCTCTGAAAAGTATTTGCCAAATAACGTTGTTACTTTACAGTTTTTTCAACGCCATAACGATGTAATGCTTTGTGGTATCAACGAAGTAATTAAACTACTAGAAGAAAATACCGATACATCAAAATATACAATCAAATATTTGCCTGAAGGAACAATTGTTAAAAACCGTGAAGTTTGTTTAGAACTCGAAGGTAGCTACCATGATTTTGGCATTTGAGAAGGAATCATCGATGGTATTCTTGCGCGTCAAAGTTCAATTGCAACTAACGCATACCGAATTGTAAAAGCCGCTAACGGTAAAAATATTGTAAGTATGGCCGATCGCGCTGATCATTATATTAACCAGCTAAACGACGCTCACGCAATTGAAGTTGGCGGTATTAAAAATCACTCTAGTTTTGCATCTTCAAATTTCGATGCTTCAAGAACTTATGGCAGTATGCCCCATGCATTAATTCAAATGTTTGATGGCGATTTAGTAAAAGCTTGCGAAGCTTATCACAATACTTTTCCTGAAGATGAGCTTTATGCTTTAGTCGATTTCCATAACGATGTTATCAACGATTCGTTAGCATGCCTTGCTCGTTTTAAAGACGAACTAAAAGGGGTAAGAATTGACACTTCTAAATCTATGATTGACAAAATGTTTGAACAAGATTCAAATCAATGAGGTGTTACTCCTGATCAAGTAAAAAACTTACGCAAAGCACTAGACTCTCACGGTGGTAAGCATGTTAAAATTACTGTTTCAAGTGGTTTTGATGCTAAAAAAATTGCTTATTTTGAAAGTTTAGGCGCTCCCGTAGACACTTATGGTGTAGGCGAAGCTTTATTAAAAATAAATGTGCATTTTAGCGCTGATGCAACACGACTAAATGGCAAACTTATTGCCAAAGCTGGACGAGGATATTTAGAAAATAAACGACTAATTAAATATTCTGGAGCACTTAATAAGTAA
- the yidC gene encoding membrane protein insertase YidC, producing MASEKSKHYDSFKVKNNLNNNDRHSRQIFLKVWKWVKIILIIIFVSIGLVGCVQSFTGRSGIKVGSGQELYTTSKRISPNIETLRYNPITNSFTRVNSDVNNVTANTYLGLKDPSVVEKLRKQDEETGATYGSYGSKTLGLQLQKNTKNANGEYENITQGNDGGYLYSKDDRYAYYNLGNGKENTATKVYKPLTKFEQVLMPAPVFHTKKQANGKVDVLYNRLKAYDDAKVLNYLPAGADPREVYLRDIFQILTNETLKYWEEHQNDPKLKWYKEFKDLIASENGTTFLEKATAYFNKLKTKVSANENEDKGLTTSEGNIVANFARSYRAAIGSYLQLTKHILGSRVENGTQIYSITHINNLGNYSKDSLLSSLFDANSSTPQKALATAKDYWGLGPFYGLFVQPVNLFMNAIITGLGTTGWSVILALVVTVIIVRLIAFAVSFKATFSQSRMEEFNQKKAKIEAKYAEYKSDKQMQQRKQLEIAELYKKEKISPWSGLISSFITLPILIVVFRIISASPEIKQATWYSIQLSTSSIRRVIAGDLIYLPIIIFSVGIQALAQYMPKILNRKKKSLRANAYQQAALKKENKKFNIISLIFIGIGVIFSAGLQIYWIIGGIWTILQHIFVHYFQKTKYFKEKVEPKLFPRTS from the coding sequence AGCGAAAAGTCTAAACACTACGATTCGTTCAAAGTTAAAAATAATCTTAACAACAACGATCGACACTCAAGACAAATTTTTCTTAAAGTTTGAAAATGAGTGAAAATTATCTTAATTATCATCTTTGTTTCAATCGGGCTTGTAGGTTGCGTGCAATCGTTTACTGGGCGTTCAGGAATCAAAGTTGGCTCGGGTCAAGAACTTTACACCACATCTAAACGAATTTCACCAAACATTGAAACTCTTAGATACAATCCAATTACCAATTCATTTACTAGAGTGAATAGCGACGTTAATAACGTAACTGCAAACACTTATCTTGGTTTAAAAGATCCTAGTGTGGTTGAAAAGCTAAGAAAACAAGACGAAGAAACCGGCGCAACCTATGGAAGTTACGGTTCAAAAACTCTTGGTCTTCAACTGCAAAAAAACACTAAAAATGCCAATGGCGAATATGAAAATATCACCCAAGGCAATGATGGTGGTTATCTATATTCAAAAGATGATCGCTATGCATATTACAATTTAGGAAACGGCAAAGAAAACACTGCAACTAAAGTTTATAAACCTTTGACTAAATTTGAACAAGTTTTAATGCCAGCGCCAGTATTCCATACCAAAAAACAAGCAAATGGAAAAGTTGATGTCCTATACAACCGCTTAAAAGCATATGATGACGCAAAAGTTCTTAATTACTTACCTGCTGGAGCCGATCCTAGAGAAGTATATTTACGTGACATTTTTCAAATTCTTACCAATGAAACGCTTAAATATTGAGAAGAGCATCAAAACGATCCTAAACTCAAATGATATAAAGAATTCAAAGATTTAATTGCCTCAGAAAATGGAACCACATTTTTAGAAAAAGCTACCGCTTACTTTAATAAACTAAAAACTAAAGTAAGTGCTAATGAAAATGAAGATAAGGGTTTAACAACTTCAGAAGGTAATATTGTCGCTAATTTTGCAAGAAGTTACCGGGCTGCTATTGGAAGCTATTTACAACTAACAAAACATATTCTAGGTTCTAGAGTAGAAAATGGCACACAAATCTATAGCATTACTCACATCAATAATTTGGGTAACTATAGCAAAGATAGCTTACTATCGTCATTATTTGATGCTAATAGCTCTACTCCTCAAAAGGCTTTGGCAACTGCTAAAGATTATTGAGGTCTTGGACCTTTCTATGGATTATTTGTGCAACCAGTTAACTTATTTATGAATGCCATTATAACCGGGCTAGGTACTACTGGATGAAGTGTTATTCTAGCCTTAGTTGTTACCGTTATCATCGTTAGGTTAATTGCTTTTGCCGTTTCTTTTAAAGCTACTTTTAGTCAATCGAGAATGGAAGAGTTCAATCAGAAAAAAGCCAAAATCGAAGCTAAGTATGCTGAATATAAAAGCGATAAGCAAATGCAACAACGTAAACAACTAGAAATCGCGGAACTATACAAAAAAGAAAAAATTTCACCGTGAAGTGGATTAATATCATCATTTATCACACTTCCGATTCTAATTGTGGTCTTTAGAATCATTTCTGCATCTCCAGAAATTAAACAAGCAACTTGATATTCAATTCAACTTTCAACATCTTCAATTAGAAGAGTAATTGCTGGCGATTTAATTTACTTACCGATTATTATTTTCTCAGTCGGTATTCAAGCACTGGCACAGTATATGCCGAAGATTCTCAATCGTAAGAAAAAATCCTTACGGGCTAATGCGTACCAGCAAGCTGCACTAAAAAAAGAAAACAAGAAGTTTAATATTATTTCTCTTATCTTTATTGGTATTGGTGTTATCTTTAGTGCTGGGCTACAAATTTATTGAATTATTGGGGGGATTTGAACTATTCTACAACACATCTTTGTTCACTATTTCCAAAAAACCAAATATTTCAAAGAAAAAGTTGAACCAAAACTATTCCCAAGAACATCATAG